The following coding sequences lie in one Loxodonta africana isolate mLoxAfr1 chromosome X, mLoxAfr1.hap2, whole genome shotgun sequence genomic window:
- the MED12 gene encoding mediator of RNA polymerase II transcription subunit 12 isoform X1 encodes MAAFGILSYEHRPLKRPRLGPPDVYPQDPKQKEDELTALNVKQGFNNQPAVSGDEHGSAKNVNFNPAKISSNFSSIIAEKLRCNTLPDTGRRKPQVNQKDNFWLVTARSQSAINTWFTDLAGTKPLTQLAKKVPIFSKKEEVFGYLAKYTVPVMRAAWLIKMTCAYYAAITETKVKKRHVIDPFMEWTQIITKYLWEQLQKMAEYYRPGPAGSGSCASTIGPLPHDVEVAIRQWDYNEKLAMFMFQDGMLDRHEFLTWVLECFEKIRPGEDELLKLLLPLLLRYSGEFVQSAYLSRRLAYFCTRRLALQLDGVSSHSSHVMSAQSTSTLPTTPAPQPPTTSTPSTPFSDLLMCPQHRPLVFGLSCILQTILLCCPSALVWHYSLTDSRIKTGSPLDHLPIAPSNLPMPEGNSAFTQQVRAKLREIEQQIKERGQAVEVRWSFDKCQEATAGFTIGRVLHTLEVLDSHSFERSDFSNSLDSLCNRIFGLGPSKDGHEISSDDDAVVSLLCEWAVSCKRSGRHRAMVVAKLLEKRQAEIEAERCGESEAADEKGSIASGSLSAPSAPIFQDVLLQFLDTQAPMLTDPRSESERVEFFNLVLLFCELIRHDVFSHNMYTCTLISRGDLAFGAPGPRPPSPFDDPADDSERKETEGSSSSKLEDPGLSESMDIDPSSSVLFEDMEKPDFSLFSPTMPCEGKGSPSPEKPDVEKEVKSQPKEKIEGTLGVLYDQPRHVQYATHFPIPQEESCSHECNQRLVVLFGVGKQRDDARHAIKKITKDILKVLNRKGTAETDQLAPIVPLNPGDLTFLGGEDGQKRRRNRPEAFPTAEDIFAKFQHLSHYDQHQVTAQVSRNVLEQITSFALGMSYHLPLVQHVQFIFDLMEYSLSISGLIDFAIQLLNELSVVEAELLLKSSDLVGSYTTSLCLCIVAVLRHYHACLILNQDQMAQVFEGLCGVVKHGMNRSDGSSAERCILAYLYDLYTSCSHLKSKFGELFSDFCSKVKNTIYCNVEPSESNMRWAPEFMIDTLENPAAHTFTYTGLGKSLSENPANRYSFVCNALMHVCVGHHDPDRVNDIAILCAELTGYCKSLSAEWLGVLKALCCSSNNGTCGFNDLLCNVDVSDLSFHDSLATFVAILIARQCLLLEDLIRCAAIPSLLNAACSEQDSEPGARLTCRILLHLFKTPQLNPCQSDGNKPTVGIRSSCDRHLLAASQNRIVDGAVFAVLKAVFVLGDAELKGSGFTVTGGTEELPEEEGGGGSGGRRQGGRNISVETASLDVYAKYVLRSICQQEWVGERCLKSLCEDSNDLQDPVLSSAQAQRLMQLICYPHRLLDNEDGENPQRQRIKRILQNLDQWTMRQSSLELQLMIKQTPNNEMNSLLENIAKATIEVFQQSAETGSSSGSTASNMPSSSKTKPVLSSLERSGVWLVAPLIAKLPTSVQGHVLKAAGEELEKGQHLGSSSRKERDRQKQKSMSLLSQQPFLSLVLTCLKGQDEQREGLLTSLYSQVHQIVNNWRDDQYLDDCKPKQLMHEALKLRLNLVGGMFDTVQRSTQQTTEWAVLLLEIIISGTVDMQSNNELFTTVLDMLSVLINGTLAADMSSISQGSMEENKRAYMNLVKKLRKELGERQSDSLEKVRQLLPLPKQTRDVITCEPQGSLIDTKGNKIAGFDSIFKKEGLQVSTKQKISPWDLFEGLKPSAPLSWGWFGTVRVDRRVARGEEQQRLLLYHTHLRPRPRAYYLEPLPLPPEDEEPPAPTLLEPEKKAPDPPKTDKPGTAPPSTEERKKKSTKGKKRSQPATKTEDYGMAPGRSGPYGVAVPPDLLHHPASGSISHLSYRQGSIGLYTQNQPLPAGGPRVDPYRPVRLPMQKLPTRPTYPGVLPTTMTSVMGLDPSSYKTSVYRQQQPAVPQGQRLRQQLQAKIQSQGMLGQSSVHQMTPSSSYGLQTSQGYTPYVSHVGLQQHTGPAGTMVPPSYSSQPYQSTHPPTNPTLVDPTRHLQQRPSGYVHQQAPTYGHGLTTQRFSHQTLQQTPMIGTMAPLSAQGVQAGVRSASILPEQQQQQQQQQQQQQQQQQQQQQQQYHIRQQQQQQILRQQQQQQQQQQQQQQQQQQQQQQQQQQQQQQQQQHQQQQQTAPPQPQPQSQPQFQRQGLQQTQQQQQTAALVRQLQQQLSNTQPQPNTNIFGRF; translated from the exons ATGGCGGCCTTCGGGATCTTGAGCTACGAACACCGGCCCCTGAAGCGGCCGCGGCTGGGGCCTCCCGATGTGTACCCTCAAGATCCCAAACAGAAGGAG GATGAACTGACGGCTTTGAATGTAAAGCAAGGTTTCAATAACCAGCCTGCTGTCTCTGGGGATGAACATGGCAGTGCCAAGAACGTCAACTTCAATCCTGCCAAG ATCAGTTCCAACTTCAGCAGCATTATTGCAGAGAAGTTACGTTGTAACACCCTCCCTGACACTGGTCGCAGGAAGCCCCAAGTGAACCAGAAGGACAACTTCTGGCTGGTGACCGCACGATCCCAGAGTGCCATTAACACCTGGTTCACGGACCTGGCTGGCACCAAGCCACTCACACAACTAGCCAAAAAG GTCCCGATTTTCAGTAAGAAGGAAGAAGTCTTTGGGTACTTAGCCAAATACACAGTGCCTGTGATGCGAGCCGCCTGGCTTATTAAGATGACCTGTGCCTACTATGCAGCAATCACTGAGACCAAGGTTAAGAAGAGACATGTCATTGACCCCTTCATGG AGTGGACACAGATCATCACCAAGTACCTATGGGAGCAGCTGCAGAAGATGGCTGAGTACTACCGGCCAGGGCCTGCAGGAAGTGGCAGCTGTGCTTCCACTATCGGGCCTTTGCCCCATGATGTGGAGGTGGCAATCCGGCAGTGGGATTACAACGAGAAGCTAGCCATGTTCATGTTTCAG GATGGAATGCTGGACAGGCATGAGTTCCTGACCTGGGTACTTGAGTGTTTTGAGAAAATCCGCCCGGGAGAGGATGAGTTGCTTAAActgctgctgcctctgctgcttcgG TACTCTGGGGAGTTTGTTCAGTCTGCATACCTCTCCCGCCGCCTTGCCTACTTTTGTACCCGGAGACTGGCCCTGCAACTGGATGGTGTGAGCAGTCACTCATCTCATGTTATGTCTGCTCAGTCAACAAGTACACTACCTACCACCCCTGCTCCTCAGCCCCCAACTACCAGCACACCCTCTACACCCTTTAGTGATCTGCTTATGTGCCCTCAGCACCGGCCCCTGGTTTTTGGCCTCAGCTGTATCCTACAG ACCATCCTCCTATGTTGTCCCAGTGCCCTGGTTTGGCACTACTCACTGACTGATAGCCGAATTAAGACTGGCTCACCACTTGACCACCTGCCTATTGCCCCCTCCAACCTGCCCATGCCTGAAGGCAACAGTGCCTTCACGCAGCAG GTCCGTGCAAAGTTGCGGGAGATTGAGCAGCAGATCAAGGAACGAGGACAGGCAGTTGAGGTTCGCTGGTCTTTTGATAAGTGCCAGGAAGCCACTGCAG GCTTTACCATTGGACGGGTGCTCCATACTTTGGAAGTGCTGGACAGCCATAGTTTTGAGCGCTCTGACTTCAGCAACTCTCTTGACTCTCTTTGTAACCGAATTTTTGGATTGGGACCTAGTAAGGATGGGCATGAG ATCTCCTCAGATGATGATGCCGTGGTATCATTACTATGTGAATGGGCCGTCAGCTGCAAGCGTTCTGGTCGGCATCGTGCTATGGTGGTAGCCAAGCTCCTGGAGAAGAGACAGGCAGAGATTGAGGCTGAG CGTTGTGGAGAATCAGAAGCTGCGGATGAGAAAGGTTCCATCGCTTCTGGCTCTCTATCTGCTCCTAGCGCTCCTATTTTCCAGGATGTCCTCTTGCAGTTTCTGGATACACAGGCTCCCATGCTGA cgGACCCCCGAAGTGAGAGTGAACGGGTTGAATTCTTTAACTTGGTACTGCTATTCTGTGAACTGATTCGACATGATGTTTTCTCCCACAACATGTATACTTGCACCCTCATCTCCCGAGGGGACCTTGCCTTTGGAGCCCCTGGTCCCCGGCCTCCCTCTCCCTTCGATGACCCTGCCGATGACTCAGAGCGCAAGGAAACTGAGGGCAGCAGCAGTAGCAAGCTTGAG GATCCAGGGCTCTCAGAATCTATGGACATTGACCCTAGTTCCAGTGTGCTTTTTGAGGACATGGAAAAGCCTGATTTCTCA TTGTTCTCCCCTACTATGCCCTGTGAGGGGAAAGGCAGCCCATCCCCTGAGAAACCAGATGTTGAAAAAGAGGTGAAGTCCCAACCCAAGGAGAAGATAGAAGGGACCCTGGGGGTTCTTTATGACCAGCCACGACATGTGCAGTATGCCACACACTTTCCCATCCCCCAG GAGGAGTCATGCAGCCATGAGTGCAACCAGCGGTTGGTCGTACTGTTTGGGGTGGGAAAGCAGCGAGATGATGCCCGCCATGCCATCAAGAAAATTACCAAGGATATCCTGAAGGTTCTGAACCGCAAGGGGACAGCagaaactg ACCAGCTTGCTCCTATTGTGCCTCTGAATCCTGGAGACCTGACATTCTTAG GTGGGGAGGATGGGCAGAAGCGGCGGCGCAACCGGCCTGAAGCCTTCCCCACTGCTGAAGATATCTTTGCTAAGTTCCAGCACCTTTCACATTATGACCAACATCAGGTCACGGCTCAG GTCTCCCGGAATGTTCTGGAGCAGATCACGAGCTTTGCCCTTGGCATGTCATACCACTTGCCTCTGGTGCAGCATGTTCAGTTCATCTTTGATCTCATGGAATATTCACTCAGTATCAGTGGCCTCATCGACTTTGCCATTCAG CTGCTGAATGAACTGAGTGTAGTTGAGGCCGAGCTGCTTCTCAAATCCTCGGATCTCGTGGGCAGCTACACTACCAGCCTGTGCCTGTGCATTGTGGCTGTCTTGCGGCACTATCATGCCTGCCTCATCCTCAACCAGGACCAGATGGCACAGGTCTTTGAGGG GCTGTGTGGTGTAGTGAAGCATGGGATGAACCGGTCAGATGGCTCCTCTGCAGAACGCTGTATCCTTGCTTATCTCTATGATTTGTATACCTCCTGTAGCCACTTAAAGAGCAAATTTGGGGAGCTCTTCAG TGACTTTTGCTCAAAGGTGAAAAACACCATCTACTGCAACGTGGAGCCATCAGAATCAAATATGCGGTGGGCACCTGAGTTCATGATTGACACTCTGGAGAACCCTGCAGCCCACACCTTCACCTACACGGGTCTAGGCAAGAGTCTTAGTGAGAACCCTGCGAACCGTTACAGCTTTGTCTGTAATGCCCTTATGCACGTCTGTGTAGGGCACCACGATCCTGATAG GGTGAATGACATCGCAATCTTGTGTGCAGAGCTGACCGGCTATTGCAAGTCACTGAGTGCAGAATGGCTAGGAGTGCTTAAGGCCTTGTGCTGCTCCTCTAACAATGGCACTTGTGGTTTCAATGACCTCCTCTGCAATGTAGAT gTTAGTGACCTATCTTTTCACGACTCCTTGGCTACCTTTGTTGCCATCCTCATTGCTCGGCAGTGTTTGCTCCTAGAAGATCTGATTCGCTGTGCTGCCATCCCTTCACTCCTTAATGCTG CCTGTAGTGAACAGGACTCTGAGCCAGGAGCCCGGCTGACCTGCCGCATCCTCCTCCACCTTTTCAAGACGCCACAACTCAACCCTTGCCAGTCTGATGGAA ACAAGCCTACTGTAGGCATCCGCTCCTCCTGTGACCGCCACCTGCTGGCTGCCTCCCAGAACCGCATCGTGGATGGAGCTGTGTTTGCTGTTCTCAAGGCTGTGTTTGTACTTG GGGATGCAGAACTGAAGGGTTCAGGCTTCACTGTGACAGGAGGAACAGAAGAACTTCcagaagaggagggaggaggtGGCAGTGGCGGTCGGAGGCAGGGTGGCCGCAACATCTCTGTGGAGACAGCCAGTCTGGATGTCTATGCCAAGTACGTGCTGCGCAGCATCTGCCAACAG GAATGGGTAGGAGAACGTTGCCTTAAGTCACTGTGTGAGGACAGCAATGACCTACAGGACCCAGTGTTGAGTAGTGCCCAGGCCCAGCGTCTCATGCAGCTCATCTGCTACCCACATCGACTGCTGGACAATGAAGATGGGGAAAACCCTCAGCGTCAGCGCATTAAGCGTATTCTCCAG AACCTGGACCAGTGGACCATGCGCCAGTCTTCCTTGGAGCTGCAGCTCATGATCAAGCAGACCCCTAACAAT gagaTGAACTCCCTGTTAGAGAACATTGCCAAGGCCACAATCGAGGTTTTCCAACAGTCAGCAGAGACTGGGTCATCTTCAGGAAGCACTGCAAGCAACATGCCCAGCAGTAGCAAGACCAAGCCTGTGCTCAG ttctctagagcgctctggtgtATGGCTGGTGGCTCCCCTCATTGCTAAATTGCCCACCTCAGTCCAGGGGCATGTGTTGAAGGCTGCTGGGGAGGAATTAGAGAAGGGTCAGCACCTGGGTTCTTCTTCCCGCAAAGAACGTGATCGCCAAAAGCAAAAGAG CATGTCCCTACTGAGCCAGCAACCGTTCTTATCCCTGGTGCTGACTTGTCTGAAAGGACAGGATGAGCAACGTGAAGGACTCCTTACCTCCCTCTACAGCCAGGTGCACCAG ATTGTGAATAATTGGCGAGATGACCAGTACTTAGATGATTGCAAACCAAAGCAGTTAATGCATGAGGCACTCAAACTGCGGCTCAACCTG GTGGGGGGCATGTTTGACACGGTGCAGCGCAGCACCCAGCAGACCACAGAGTGGGCTGTCCTCCTCCTAGAGATCATCATCAGTGGCACTGTCGACATGCAGTCCAACAA TGAGCTCTTCACTACTGTATTGGACATGCTGAGCGTGCTCATCAATGGGACATTGGCTGCGGACATGTCCAGCATCTCTCAAGGCAGCATGGAGGAAAACAAACGTGCATACATGAACCTGGTGAAGAAGTTGCGG AAGGAGTTGGGGGAGCGCCAGTCAGACAGCCTGGAAAAGGTTCGCCAGCTGCTGCCACTGCCCAAGCAGACACGAGATGTCATCACATGTGAGCCACAGGGCTCCCTTATTGACACCAAGGGCAACAAGATTGCTGGCTTCGATTCCATCTTCAAGAAGGAG GGTCTACAGGTTTCCACCAAACAAAAGATCTCTCCCTGGGATCTTTTTGAGGGGTTGAAGCCATCAGCACCACTCTCTTGGGGCTGGTTTGGAACAGTCCGGGTCGACCGGCGAGTCGCTAGAGGAGAAGAGCAGCAGCGATTGCTGCTCTACCACACACACCTGAGACCCCGGCCCCGTGCCTATTACCTGGAGCCACTGCCACTGCCACCAGAAGATGAGGAGCCTCCTGCTCCCACGCTGTTAGAGCCTGAGAAGAAGGCTCCGGACCCCCCAAAAACTGACAAGCCTGGGACTGCTCCACCCAGTACGGAGGAACGCAAGAAGAAGTCCACTAAGGGCAAGAAACGTAGCCAGCCAGCCACCAAGACTGAG GACTATGGAATGGCCCCAGGTCGGAGCGGCCCCTATGGTGTGGCAGTGCCTCCAGACCTTCTGCACCACCCAGCCTCTGGCTCCATATCCCATCTTAGCTACAGGCAGGGATCCATAGGCCTGTATACCCAAAACCAGCCACTGCCTGCAG GTGGCCCCCGTGTGGACCCTTACCGCCCTGTGCGGTTACCAATGCAGAAGCTGCCAACCCGCCCAACTTACCCTGGAGTGCTGCCTACAACCATGACTAGCGTCATGGGGCTAGATCCCTCCTCTTATAAGACCTCTGTGTACCGCCAGCAACAACCTGCAGTGCCCCAAGGACAGCGCCTTCGCCAACAACTCCAGGCAAAGATA CAGAGTCAGGGGATGTTGGGACAGTCATCTGTCCATCAGATGACTCCCAGCTCTTCCTATGGCTTGCAGACCTCCCAG GGCTATACTCCTTATGTGTCTCATGTGGGATTACAACAACACACAGGCCCGGCAGGTACCATGGTGCCCCCCAGCTACTCCAGCCAGCCTTATCAAAGCACCCACCCCCCTACCAACCCTACTCTTGTAGATCCTACTCGCCACCTGCAACAGCGGCCCAGTGGCTATGTGCACCAGCAGGCCCCAACCTATGGACATGGACTGACTACTCAAAG ATTTTCACACCAGACATTGCAGCAAACACCCATGATAGGTACCATGGCCCCGCTGAGTGCCCAGGGAGTCCAAGCAGGTGTCCGGTCAGCTTCCATCTTAcctgagcagcagcagcagcagcagcagcaacagcagcagcagcagcaacagcagcagcagcagcagcagcagcagtaccacatccggcagcagcagcagcagcagatccTGCGG cagcagcaacaacagcagcagcagcagcaacagcagcagcagcagcagcagcagcagcaacagcagcagcagcagcagcagcaacagcagcaacaacaacaccagcagcagcaacagacggcccctccccagccccagccccagtccCAGCCCCAG TTCCAGCGCCAGGGCCTTCAGCAGACCCAGCAGCAGCAACAGACAGCAGCATTGGTCCGGCAACTCCAACAACAGCTCTCCA ATACCCAGCCACAGCCCAATACCAACATATTTGGACGCTTCTGA